From Yersinia hibernica, a single genomic window includes:
- the purT gene encoding formate-dependent phosphoribosylglycinamide formyltransferase translates to MLTIGTALRPNATRVMLLGSGELGKEVAIECQRLGLEVIAVDRYADAPAMHVAHRSHVINMLDGTALKQLVEQEKPHYIVPEIEAIATDMLVELENIGQKVVPCAQATRLTMNREGIRRLAAETLQLPTSSYRFAHTEHEFRQAVSEIGYPCIVKPVMSSSGKGQSLIRHEEQLQAAWDYAQQGGRAGGGKVIVEGLVRFDFEITLLTISAVDGVHFCAPIGHRQEDGDYRESWQPQMMSDIALARAKQMASQVVTALGGYGLFGVELFVCGDEVIFSEVSPRPHDTGMVTLISQNMSEFALHVRAFLALPIGTIRQYGAAASAVILPELTSHNIAYHGLEAALQGDTQIRLFGKPEIAGKRRLGVALAVADDIDTAIEVAKRAASAVVVTGQ, encoded by the coding sequence ATGCTGACTATTGGAACCGCCCTGCGCCCCAATGCCACCCGTGTCATGTTGCTTGGCTCTGGAGAGCTGGGTAAAGAAGTGGCGATTGAATGCCAGAGGCTGGGGCTGGAAGTGATTGCCGTTGACCGCTACGCCGATGCACCCGCGATGCATGTTGCTCATCGTAGCCATGTTATTAACATGCTGGATGGCACAGCACTTAAGCAGTTAGTCGAACAGGAAAAACCGCATTATATCGTGCCAGAAATTGAAGCTATCGCCACTGATATGCTGGTTGAGTTAGAGAATATAGGCCAGAAAGTGGTGCCCTGCGCACAAGCCACTCGCTTGACCATGAACCGCGAAGGTATCCGCCGTTTGGCGGCCGAAACCCTGCAATTACCGACTTCCAGCTATCGTTTTGCCCACACCGAGCACGAATTTCGCCAGGCGGTGAGTGAAATTGGCTACCCGTGTATTGTCAAACCGGTGATGAGCTCTTCCGGTAAAGGCCAGAGCCTGATCCGCCATGAAGAACAACTGCAGGCCGCGTGGGATTACGCGCAGCAAGGTGGCCGTGCTGGCGGCGGTAAAGTGATTGTCGAGGGGCTGGTGCGCTTTGATTTTGAAATTACTTTGCTGACCATCAGTGCCGTCGATGGCGTTCACTTCTGTGCCCCGATTGGTCATCGTCAGGAAGATGGCGATTACCGAGAATCCTGGCAACCACAAATGATGAGTGATATTGCGCTGGCGCGCGCTAAACAGATGGCTTCCCAAGTGGTAACAGCACTGGGCGGCTATGGATTGTTTGGCGTGGAATTGTTTGTGTGCGGTGACGAAGTTATTTTTAGCGAAGTGTCACCGCGCCCACACGATACCGGGATGGTGACATTAATTTCGCAGAATATGTCTGAGTTCGCGTTGCATGTGCGGGCATTTTTGGCTTTGCCGATTGGCACTATCCGTCAATATGGTGCGGCCGCATCGGCGGTTATCCTGCCCGAATTAACTAGCCACAACATTGCTTACCATGGATTGGAAGCCGCGTTGCAGGGTGACACACAGATTCGTTTATTTGGTAAACCCGAGATTGCCGGTAAACGGCGTTTAGGTGTGGCACTGGCAGTAGCTGATGATATTGACACCGCCATTGAAGTGGCAAAACGTGCCGCGAGTGCGGTTGTCGTGACCGGTCAGTAA
- a CDS encoding PTS mannose/fructose/sorbose transporter subunit IIC, with product MEITTLQIVLIFIVACIAGMGSILDEFQFHRPLVACTLVGLVLGDMKTGIIIGGTLEMIALGWMNIGAAVAPDAALASIISTILVIAGGQDIGAGIALAIPLAAAGQVLTIIVRTITVAFQHAADGAAERGSLRAITWIHISALFLQAMRIAIPALIVALSVGTSEVQMLLNSIPDVVTSGLNIAGGMIVVVGYAMVINMMRAGYLMPFFYLGFVTAAFTNFNLVALGVIGVVMALLYIQLSPKYNKSQVVQSGPSNNDLDNELD from the coding sequence ATGGAGATCACAACTCTTCAGATTGTGCTGATTTTCATAGTTGCATGTATCGCCGGGATGGGTTCCATTCTGGATGAGTTCCAATTTCACCGCCCTCTCGTCGCCTGTACCCTGGTAGGTCTGGTTTTAGGTGATATGAAAACCGGTATTATTATCGGTGGTACTTTAGAAATGATCGCGCTCGGCTGGATGAACATCGGCGCGGCAGTCGCACCTGATGCCGCGCTGGCGTCAATTATTTCGACCATTCTGGTCATTGCTGGCGGTCAGGATATCGGTGCCGGTATCGCACTGGCTATCCCGTTGGCAGCAGCCGGTCAGGTATTAACCATTATTGTGCGTACCATTACCGTGGCCTTCCAGCACGCCGCTGATGGTGCTGCCGAACGTGGCAGCCTACGAGCGATTACCTGGATCCACATTTCTGCCCTGTTCTTGCAGGCGATGCGTATTGCTATCCCTGCCCTGATCGTTGCCCTGTCTGTTGGGACTTCTGAAGTTCAGATGCTGCTCAACTCGATTCCTGATGTGGTTACCAGTGGCTTGAATATCGCCGGTGGTATGATAGTCGTAGTTGGTTACGCCATGGTTATCAACATGATGCGTGCTGGCTACCTGATGCCATTCTTCTATTTAGGTTTCGTGACCGCCGCATTCACCAACTTCAACCTGGTGGCCTTGGGTGTTATTGGCGTAGTTATGGCTCTGCTGTATATCCAGCTCAGCCCGAAATACAACAAATCTCAGGTTGTACAGTCTGGCCCGTCCAATAACGATCTTGATAACGAATTAGACTAG
- the manX gene encoding PTS mannose transporter subunit IIAB, producing the protein MSIAIIIGTHGAAAEQLLKTAEMILGEQGNVAYIDFVPGENAETLIEKYNGKLTGLDTSKGVLFLVDTWGGSPFNAASRIAIDKENYEVVTGVNIPMLAETFMARDDNPSFAELVAVAVETGREGVKALKAPEVKSDKPETQQATPAPKAKAPAVALGPNDHMKIGLARIDDRLIHGQVATRWTKETNVSRIIVVSDEVAADKMRSTLLKQVAPPGVTAHVVDVEKAIRVYNNPKYAKDRVMLLFTNPTDVVRLVEGGVDIKSVNIGGMAFRQGKTQVNNAVSVDEKDIEAFNKLNARGIELEVRKVSSDSRLKMMDLISKLNK; encoded by the coding sequence GTGAGTATAGCTATTATCATCGGCACACATGGGGCTGCGGCGGAACAACTGCTGAAAACAGCTGAAATGATTTTAGGCGAGCAAGGTAATGTCGCTTATATTGATTTCGTCCCAGGTGAGAATGCCGAAACGTTGATTGAGAAATACAACGGTAAATTGACCGGTCTAGATACCAGCAAAGGTGTTTTATTCCTGGTTGATACCTGGGGTGGTAGCCCGTTTAACGCCGCCAGTCGAATTGCTATTGATAAAGAGAACTATGAGGTCGTCACCGGGGTTAACATTCCGATGCTGGCTGAAACCTTTATGGCCCGTGATGATAACCCATCATTTGCTGAACTGGTTGCAGTCGCGGTAGAAACTGGTCGTGAGGGCGTAAAAGCACTGAAAGCGCCTGAAGTTAAGAGTGATAAGCCCGAGACGCAACAAGCAACTCCAGCACCCAAAGCCAAGGCCCCGGCCGTCGCTTTAGGCCCGAATGATCACATGAAGATAGGACTGGCGCGTATCGATGACCGCTTAATTCATGGTCAGGTCGCAACTCGCTGGACCAAAGAAACTAACGTAAGCCGCATTATTGTTGTCAGTGATGAAGTCGCTGCTGACAAAATGCGTAGCACCTTGCTCAAACAAGTTGCACCTCCGGGTGTCACCGCGCACGTAGTTGATGTTGAGAAAGCTATCCGCGTTTACAACAACCCAAAATATGCCAAAGACAGGGTTATGCTGCTATTTACTAACCCCACTGACGTTGTGCGTCTGGTTGAGGGTGGCGTCGATATTAAGTCAGTCAATATCGGTGGTATGGCATTCCGTCAGGGGAAAACCCAGGTGAATAATGCCGTCTCCGTTGATGAAAAAGATATTGAAGCCTTTAATAAATTAAATGCTCGCGGTATTGAATTGGAAGTCCGGAAAGTATCTTCGGATAGCCGGCTCAAAATGATGGACTTAATTAGCAAACTTAATAAATAG
- a CDS encoding TerC family protein, giving the protein MELLMDPSIWAGLLTLVVLEIILGIDNLVFIAILADKLPPKQRDKARIIGLSLALIMRLGLLSVISWMVTLTTPLFSVGSFNFSGRDLILLVGGLFLLFKATTELHERLEGNQHDDSAGRGYASFWAVVAQIVVLDAVFSLDAVITAVGMVNDLTIMMTAVVIAMGVMLLASKTLTNFVNAHPTVVVLCLSFLLMIGLSLIAEGFGFHIPKGYLYAAIGFSILIELFNQIARRNFMKQESRLPRRQRTAEAIIRLMGGRQQQEPQNGSPQLAVPAEAFAEEERYMISGVLTLASRSLRSVMTPRTEISWVDCHRSLEEIREQLLDTPHSLFPVCRDSLDQIIGVVRAKDLLVAIERGEPICEFAAATPPIVVPDTMDVINLLGVLRKAKGRLVVVNDEFGVVQGLVTPLDVLEAIAGEFPDEDETPDIIADGDGWLVKGGADLHSLEQALDCQELVSPTADYASLAGMLLSHSGHMPTAGDVIELHNLRFEVIEASDYRIELVRITKLSHQLAE; this is encoded by the coding sequence ATGGAATTGCTAATGGACCCCTCAATCTGGGCAGGGTTACTTACGCTGGTGGTACTGGAAATTATTCTGGGTATCGATAACTTGGTATTTATTGCCATTCTGGCCGATAAACTGCCGCCTAAACAAAGAGATAAAGCACGAATTATCGGATTGTCTCTAGCATTAATTATGCGTTTGGGCTTGCTATCGGTTATTTCCTGGATGGTCACGCTGACAACGCCGCTATTTAGTGTTGGCAGCTTTAATTTCTCTGGACGAGACCTGATTTTGCTGGTGGGGGGGCTGTTCTTGCTATTTAAAGCCACCACCGAGCTACATGAACGGCTTGAGGGAAACCAGCACGATGACAGTGCTGGCCGAGGTTATGCCAGTTTCTGGGCGGTAGTGGCACAGATTGTGGTGTTGGATGCCGTATTCTCCCTCGATGCCGTTATTACCGCCGTGGGGATGGTCAATGACCTGACCATCATGATGACGGCGGTTGTGATAGCCATGGGCGTGATGCTGCTGGCATCGAAAACATTAACTAATTTCGTGAACGCACATCCGACGGTGGTGGTGCTGTGTCTCAGCTTCTTGTTAATGATTGGTTTGAGCTTAATTGCGGAAGGTTTCGGTTTCCATATTCCGAAAGGTTACCTGTACGCCGCTATCGGATTCTCTATCCTGATTGAGCTGTTTAACCAGATTGCGCGCCGCAACTTTATGAAGCAGGAATCTCGCTTGCCACGACGCCAGCGTACTGCGGAAGCTATCATCCGCTTAATGGGCGGTCGCCAGCAGCAGGAGCCACAAAATGGTTCACCGCAGTTGGCAGTACCGGCCGAGGCTTTTGCTGAAGAAGAGCGCTATATGATAAGCGGCGTGCTGACATTAGCCTCCCGCTCATTGCGCAGCGTGATGACTCCACGCACAGAAATCTCTTGGGTAGATTGTCATCGCTCACTAGAGGAAATCCGTGAACAACTGTTGGATACACCGCACAGCCTGTTCCCGGTTTGTCGTGACTCACTGGATCAGATTATCGGTGTGGTTCGCGCGAAAGATCTGCTGGTCGCGATTGAACGTGGCGAGCCAATCTGTGAATTTGCTGCGGCGACACCACCCATAGTCGTGCCGGATACCATGGACGTGATTAATTTGCTGGGCGTATTACGTAAAGCGAAAGGCCGTTTAGTGGTGGTTAATGACGAATTTGGTGTGGTGCAAGGCCTGGTAACGCCGCTGGACGTGCTGGAAGCTATTGCTGGTGAATTCCCGGATGAAGATGAGACACCCGATATTATTGCCGATGGTGATGGTTGGTTAGTGAAGGGTGGGGCTGACTTGCATTCTTTGGAGCAAGCACTGGATTGCCAAGAATTAGTGAGCCCAACGGCTGATTATGCTTCACTCGCCGGGATGCTGCTGTCTCATTCAGGCCATATGCCAACGGCAGGTGATGTGATTGAACTGCATAATTTGCGCTTTGAAGTCATCGAAGCTTCAGATTATCGTATTGAGTTAGTGCGCATTACCAAATTGAGTCACCAATTGGCAGAGTAA
- a CDS encoding YoaH family protein, translated as MLAGMPSLSHEEQQQAVERIHQFMSEGMSSGEAIALVAAEIRERHQNDPQAMAIFEETDFDEHDESDYRRDNEPDADEIEDPYEG; from the coding sequence ATGTTAGCGGGTATGCCCTCACTCTCTCATGAAGAACAGCAACAAGCTGTGGAACGTATTCATCAATTCATGTCGGAAGGCATGAGCAGTGGCGAGGCGATTGCTTTGGTGGCGGCGGAGATTCGCGAGCGCCATCAAAATGATCCACAAGCTATGGCTATCTTTGAAGAGACTGATTTTGATGAACATGACGAATCTGATTATCGGCGCGATAATGAACCGGACGCGGACGAAATAGAAGACCCCTATGAGGGGTAA
- a CDS encoding ST-I family heat-stable enterotoxin, whose product MLYSLSTFGQEAASKLPGDVLPAALAIEVNKQVYDIPFPPYRGGCYDWCCEVCCNPACAGC is encoded by the coding sequence ATGTTGTATTCATTGAGTACATTCGGCCAGGAGGCGGCTTCAAAGCTGCCTGGCGATGTATTACCGGCAGCTCTCGCCATTGAGGTAAACAAACAAGTGTACGATATACCATTCCCGCCATATCGAGGAGGTTGTTATGATTGGTGCTGTGAGGTGTGCTGCAATCCGGCGTGCGCTGGTTGCTAG
- the yqfB gene encoding N(4)-acetylcytidine aminohydrolase has product MNREITFFRRFEADILAYRKTITIRDSRESDFRPGEILRVCRYEDGVFFCNILVKSVTPVTLPTLTERHAEQENMSLDELKKVIKDIYPGLEQFYVIEFTRC; this is encoded by the coding sequence ATGAATCGTGAAATCACCTTCTTTCGCCGGTTTGAGGCGGATATTCTGGCCTATCGTAAGACGATAACCATCCGCGATAGCCGCGAATCCGACTTTCGCCCAGGGGAAATCCTGCGCGTATGCCGTTATGAAGATGGCGTATTTTTCTGCAATATTTTGGTCAAATCCGTCACCCCAGTCACATTGCCTACACTGACGGAGCGCCACGCTGAGCAAGAAAATATGTCGTTGGATGAACTGAAAAAAGTGATTAAGGACATCTATCCGGGGCTGGAACAGTTCTACGTGATTGAATTTACTCGGTGTTAA
- a CDS encoding CoA pyrophosphatase, giving the protein MSPEFVHQSSRALSEFISRFQLQQPQPGNFSANSHHAAVLIPIICRPDPTLLLTRRADHLRKHAGQVAFPGGKADPQDGSLIDTALREAEEEVAIPMSAVHVLGQLAPLDSVSGYQVTPIVGLVPANIAFQGNEEEVAGLFEIPLYEALRLSRYYPLDIHRGGVNHRVYLSWYESQFIWGLTAAIIRRLAQQVSV; this is encoded by the coding sequence GTGAGCCCTGAGTTTGTGCATCAATCTAGCCGGGCTTTGTCTGAATTTATTAGCCGATTCCAGCTACAACAGCCCCAACCGGGCAATTTTTCGGCCAATAGCCACCATGCCGCCGTCTTAATTCCTATTATTTGTCGGCCCGACCCCACCTTGCTGTTGACCCGGCGCGCTGATCATTTACGCAAACATGCCGGTCAGGTCGCCTTCCCCGGCGGCAAAGCCGACCCACAAGATGGTTCACTGATTGACACCGCGCTACGGGAAGCTGAAGAGGAAGTGGCTATCCCCATGTCTGCTGTGCATGTATTGGGGCAACTGGCACCTCTTGATAGCGTCAGTGGTTATCAGGTCACCCCTATTGTCGGCTTGGTTCCCGCGAATATTGCTTTTCAGGGTAATGAAGAGGAGGTCGCCGGGCTATTTGAAATCCCCTTATATGAAGCCCTCAGACTGTCGCGCTACTATCCACTCGATATTCATCGTGGAGGAGTCAATCACCGGGTCTATTTGTCATGGTATGAAAGCCAATTTATCTGGGGCCTGACCGCAGCGATTATTCGCCGCCTGGCGCAGCAGGTCAGTGTTTGA
- the pabB gene encoding aminodeoxychorismate synthase component 1, which produces MSVKSLTFKTLPYQPDALLQHFAPLAHQAWAMLLHSGFAEHSHSRFDILVADPQVTLTTCGEQTEIISAQGESLSCDDPFGLLQQQLDKFAPSIPPQPDLPFLGGALGLFGYDLGRRVEKLPQLAEQDIALPDMAVGLYDWALIADHHLQKLTLVCHGDAEQRLLWLQQQKNPAPVAPFKLTSPWQANMSRAQYGEKFRQIQQYLHSGDCYQINLAQRFSAEYQGDEWQAFLSLSRSNRAPFSAFIRLAQNTILSVSPERFLGLVNHQIQTRPIKGTLPRLDDPELDRQQAERLAHSAKDRAENLMIVDLLRNDIGRVAQPGTVRVPELFVVEPFPAVHHLVSTISAMLPETSPPTALLRACFPGGSITGAPKIRAMEIIEQLEPQRRNAYCGNIGYISCCGTMDSNITIRTLLTENGKIYCSAGGGIVADSQEQAEYQETLDKIARILPLLEKS; this is translated from the coding sequence ATGAGTGTGAAATCCCTGACTTTCAAAACCTTACCTTATCAACCCGATGCCCTGCTCCAGCACTTTGCTCCACTCGCTCATCAAGCTTGGGCCATGCTGTTGCATTCCGGATTTGCTGAACACAGCCATAGCCGTTTTGATATTCTGGTTGCCGACCCGCAGGTCACACTCACCACGTGCGGCGAGCAAACGGAGATTATCAGTGCGCAAGGAGAGTCACTATCATGTGACGATCCCTTCGGTTTGTTACAGCAACAGTTGGATAAATTCGCCCCGTCAATCCCCCCTCAGCCCGACCTGCCATTTCTCGGCGGCGCATTAGGGTTATTTGGCTACGATTTGGGGCGCCGAGTTGAGAAATTACCACAACTGGCCGAGCAAGATATCGCCTTGCCGGATATGGCGGTCGGCTTGTATGACTGGGCGCTAATTGCCGACCATCACTTGCAGAAACTGACCTTGGTCTGTCACGGTGATGCTGAGCAACGTCTGCTGTGGTTACAACAGCAGAAAAACCCTGCCCCCGTCGCACCATTCAAATTGACCAGCCCGTGGCAAGCTAATATGTCACGCGCGCAATATGGTGAAAAATTCCGTCAAATTCAGCAATATCTGCACAGCGGTGACTGTTATCAAATTAATTTAGCCCAGAGATTCAGTGCTGAATATCAGGGCGATGAATGGCAAGCTTTTCTGTCACTCAGCCGCAGTAATCGAGCACCCTTTTCCGCTTTTATTCGCTTAGCGCAAAACACTATCCTGAGTGTCTCGCCGGAGCGCTTTTTAGGGTTAGTCAACCACCAAATACAAACGCGCCCGATTAAAGGTACGTTGCCACGGCTTGATGATCCTGAGCTGGACCGCCAGCAAGCGGAGCGGCTAGCCCATTCGGCTAAAGATCGTGCCGAAAATCTGATGATTGTTGACCTGCTGCGCAATGATATTGGCCGGGTAGCACAGCCCGGAACCGTGCGGGTACCCGAGTTATTTGTCGTCGAGCCCTTCCCGGCCGTGCATCACTTGGTCAGCACCATTAGCGCAATGCTGCCTGAAACATCGCCACCTACCGCATTGTTGCGCGCCTGTTTCCCTGGGGGGTCGATAACCGGAGCGCCGAAAATTCGCGCCATGGAGATAATTGAGCAATTAGAGCCACAACGGCGCAATGCCTATTGCGGTAACATTGGCTATATTAGTTGCTGTGGCACGATGGACAGCAACATCACCATCCGCACCCTGCTGACGGAAAACGGTAAAATATACTGCTCTGCCGGCGGCGGCATTGTGGCTGACAGTCAGGAACAGGCGGAATATCAGGAAACATTGGATAAAATTGCCCGAATATTACCGCTACTGGAGAAGAGTTAA
- a CDS encoding L-serine ammonia-lyase, with translation MISVFDMFKIGIGPSSSHTVGPMKAGKEFADLLVTQGLMPSVTRVAVDVYGSLSLTGKGHHTDIAIIMGLAGNMPDTVDIDSIPAFIRDVELRQKLMLANGLHEVDFPREGGMVFRSDNLPLHENGMQIHAFAGDEKVLSKTYYSIGGGFIVDEEHFGKAAVNAVSVPYPFNSAAEILANCEQTGLSISGMVMQNELAMHSKEEIDAYFTAIWQTMRACIDRGLNTEGVLPGPLRVPRRAAALRRLLVSSDKLSSDPMNVIDWVNMFALAVNEENAAGGRVVTAPTNGACGIVPAVLAYYDHFIEPVTPEIFIRYFLASGAIGILYKMNASISGAEVGCQGEVGVACSMAAAGLAELLGASPVQVCIAAEIGMEHNLGLTCDPVAGQVQVPCIERNAIASVKAINSARMAMRRTSEPRVSLDKVIETMFETGKDMNAKYRETSRGGLAIKVQCN, from the coding sequence GTGATTAGCGTTTTTGATATGTTCAAAATTGGTATTGGCCCGTCCAGCTCCCACACTGTTGGGCCGATGAAAGCAGGCAAAGAATTTGCTGACTTGTTGGTCACACAAGGATTAATGCCATCGGTTACACGGGTGGCCGTCGATGTTTATGGCTCCCTGTCCCTGACCGGCAAAGGCCACCACACCGACATCGCGATTATTATGGGGTTGGCTGGCAATATGCCCGACACCGTGGATATCGACAGCATCCCCGCGTTTATTCGTGATGTCGAATTACGGCAGAAACTGATGCTGGCCAATGGGTTACATGAAGTGGACTTCCCACGTGAAGGCGGAATGGTATTTCGCAGCGATAACCTGCCACTGCATGAAAACGGTATGCAAATTCACGCCTTTGCGGGTGATGAAAAGGTATTGAGCAAAACCTATTATTCCATCGGCGGGGGTTTTATCGTCGATGAGGAGCATTTCGGCAAAGCGGCGGTCAATGCCGTTAGTGTGCCTTATCCATTTAATTCTGCTGCGGAAATCCTGGCAAACTGCGAACAAACCGGCCTGTCTATCTCCGGTATGGTGATGCAAAATGAGCTGGCAATGCACAGTAAAGAAGAGATTGACGCCTACTTTACGGCAATTTGGCAGACCATGCGCGCCTGTATTGATCGCGGCCTAAACACCGAAGGTGTGCTGCCCGGGCCATTACGTGTCCCGCGCCGTGCCGCGGCTTTACGCCGCTTACTGGTTTCATCAGATAAACTCTCCAGTGACCCCATGAATGTTATTGACTGGGTCAATATGTTCGCGCTGGCGGTTAACGAAGAAAATGCGGCCGGTGGCCGTGTGGTTACCGCGCCAACTAACGGGGCCTGTGGTATTGTTCCGGCGGTACTGGCTTATTACGACCACTTTATTGAACCGGTTACCCCTGAAATCTTTATCCGCTATTTCTTGGCATCAGGCGCTATCGGGATTCTGTATAAGATGAATGCATCTATTTCAGGTGCTGAAGTGGGTTGTCAGGGTGAAGTTGGTGTTGCCTGCTCAATGGCCGCGGCTGGTCTGGCAGAGTTACTGGGCGCCAGCCCGGTTCAAGTGTGTATCGCCGCAGAAATTGGTATGGAACATAATCTGGGGCTGACTTGTGACCCGGTGGCAGGTCAAGTTCAAGTTCCTTGCATTGAGCGCAATGCGATTGCCTCGGTGAAAGCGATTAACTCAGCACGTATGGCCATGCGCCGCACCAGTGAACCCCGCGTTTCTCTGGATAAAGTTATCGAAACCATGTTTGAAACCGGTAAAGATATGAATGCCAAGTACCGCGAAACCTCCCGTGGTGGGTTGGCCATTAAAGTTCAGTGTAATTAA
- the dbpA gene encoding ATP-dependent RNA helicase DbpA: MSTTSFSSLTLPAEQLSNLNELGYTEMTPVQAAALPAILNGQDVRAKAKTGSGKTAAFGIGLLDKIAVGEFVTQALVLCPTRELADQVSKELRRLARFTQNIKILTLCGGQPMGHQLDSLVHAPHIVVGTPGRIQEHLRKKTLALDELKILVLDEADRMLDMGFTDAIDDVIAYTPPQRQTLLFSATYPAGIEQISARVQRQPINVEVDDGDEAPAIEQVFIETTREKRLPLLTSVLSHYQPASCVVFCNTKKDCQSVYETLESRGISVLALHGDLEQRDRDQVLVRFANRSCRVLVATDVAARGLDIKDLELVVNFELAFDPEVHVHRIGRTGRAGMSGLAVSLCTPQEMTRAHAIEDYLQIKLKWTPAEQVSRSANALLEPEMVTLCIDGGRKAKIRPGDILGALTGDAGLTAADVGKIDMFPVHAYVAIRKASAKRALQQLQQGKLKGKNCKARLLK, from the coding sequence GTGAGCACAACGTCCTTTTCTTCCCTGACACTGCCTGCTGAGCAGCTGTCCAATCTTAATGAACTTGGCTATACCGAGATGACTCCGGTACAGGCCGCAGCACTGCCGGCCATCCTCAACGGGCAGGATGTCCGGGCAAAAGCTAAAACCGGCAGTGGCAAAACAGCGGCATTCGGCATTGGCTTGCTGGACAAAATTGCGGTGGGTGAGTTTGTGACCCAAGCTTTGGTGCTGTGCCCCACCCGAGAGTTGGCCGATCAGGTCAGCAAAGAGTTGCGCCGATTGGCGCGTTTTACTCAAAACATTAAAATCCTGACCTTGTGCGGCGGCCAACCTATGGGCCACCAGTTGGACTCTCTGGTGCATGCGCCCCACATTGTCGTTGGCACGCCGGGGCGTATTCAGGAGCATTTACGTAAGAAAACGTTGGCGCTGGATGAACTCAAAATTCTGGTGCTGGACGAAGCCGATCGCATGTTGGACATGGGCTTTACCGATGCTATTGATGATGTGATTGCCTACACCCCGCCACAACGCCAGACATTGCTGTTCTCCGCCACCTATCCGGCCGGTATTGAGCAAATTAGTGCGCGGGTTCAGCGCCAGCCAATAAATGTTGAAGTTGATGATGGTGATGAAGCCCCGGCGATTGAACAAGTCTTTATCGAAACCACCCGCGAAAAACGGTTACCCCTGTTGACCTCGGTGCTCAGTCACTATCAGCCCGCATCTTGTGTGGTGTTCTGTAACACTAAGAAAGATTGTCAGAGTGTTTATGAAACACTGGAATCCCGTGGCATTAGCGTGTTGGCCTTGCACGGGGACTTAGAGCAGCGTGACCGTGATCAGGTGCTGGTTCGTTTTGCCAATCGCAGCTGCCGGGTATTAGTCGCCACTGATGTTGCCGCCCGTGGTTTGGATATTAAAGATCTGGAATTGGTGGTCAATTTCGAATTGGCTTTTGACCCCGAAGTTCATGTGCACCGCATTGGCCGCACTGGGCGGGCAGGGATGAGCGGCCTTGCCGTGAGCCTGTGTACCCCGCAGGAAATGACCCGCGCTCATGCTATTGAAGATTATCTGCAAATCAAACTGAAATGGACGCCAGCCGAGCAGGTAAGCCGCAGTGCCAATGCATTGCTAGAACCCGAAATGGTGACGTTGTGCATTGATGGTGGGCGTAAAGCTAAAATCCGTCCCGGCGATATACTTGGCGCTTTAACCGGGGATGCCGGCCTGACTGCCGCGGATGTGGGTAAGATAGATATGTTTCCGGTCCATGCTTATGTCGCTATCCGCAAAGCGAGTGCAAAACGAGCACTGCAACAGTTACAGCAAGGCAAGCTCAAAGGCAAAAACTGCAAAGCCCGTTTATTAAAATAA
- a CDS encoding YebG family protein, translating to MAVEIKFVVVRQGEEKMTFTTKKEADAYDKMLDLADNLSEWLSQSPLTLEEDQREALSFFLAENKDALGQILRGANPAASADGQPKAKVEKIAPEKKAKLEENQAA from the coding sequence ATGGCCGTTGAAATAAAATTCGTCGTGGTAAGACAGGGTGAGGAAAAAATGACTTTCACAACCAAAAAAGAAGCCGATGCCTACGATAAAATGCTGGATTTGGCGGACAACTTGTCGGAGTGGTTGTCACAGTCACCTTTAACACTTGAAGAAGATCAACGCGAGGCCCTGAGTTTCTTCCTGGCAGAGAACAAAGATGCATTAGGGCAAATTTTGCGTGGCGCTAACCCGGCGGCATCCGCCGATGGGCAGCCCAAAGCAAAAGTAGAAAAAATTGCGCCAGAGAAAAAAGCCAAACTTGAAGAGAATCAAGCTGCTTAA